DNA sequence from the Parasphaerochaeta coccoides DSM 17374 genome:
AATCGGCGCTTATACGGCGGCTATCCTGGCAAAGAACCATGGGTGGAACAATGTGGGCGTTTTGATAGTGGCGGCGCTTGTCGCGGGACTGTTCGGTCTGCTGCTGAGCCTGCCGGTCATGCATCTGAAAGGGTATTATTTTACCATAACCACAATGGTTTTCTGCCAGATTGTCCGTGTCATTGAAATTAACTGGATGTCGCTGACAAATGGACCATTGGGCATCATGGCAATTCCCAAGCTGCAAATCTTCGGGCAGCTGATCAAATCACAGCAGGCTTATTATTACCTTATACTGATATTATTGTCGCTGACGACCTTCATAGTGCATAAAGTGATTCATGCTCGCATGGGGTATGCAATCCTGGCAGTCAGGGACGATGATCTTGCCGCTGGAGCAATGGGAATACATGTATTCAAGTACAAAGTCTTGGCTATTGTCATATCTTCCATGCTGGCTGGTGCCGCCGGAGGGTTTTACTCTGTATATACCAGCTATATAGATCCTGGCAGCTTTACCAACGCAGTGTCCAACAATATGTTGGTCATGGTTATTTTCGGCGGTCTGGGCAATATATTCGGAAGTTTTGTCGGAGCAACGCTCCTTACTGTCTTGCCTGAAGTCCTGAGAGGTTTCTCCGAGTACCGTCAGTTGGTATTCGGCGCTCTCCTGGTACTGTTGATGCTCGTGCGTCCTGAGGGAATTTTTGGTTCGGTCAATTTCAAATATATCGGACAGAGACTCTCCCTTGAAAAGAGCATTGCGGGAGGAAAGCATCATGAGTGAGATATTGTCTGTCCATGATATGACGCAATGTTTTGGAGGATTGAACGCTCTCAAAGGTGTCAGCATGCACGTTGACCAAGGAGAGATTGTCGGAGTCATTGGTCCCAATGGCGCGGGAAAGACTACATTGTTCAACTGCATTACAGGCATGTACCGTCCGACAAAAGGTTCCGTCCGCATGGTCGGCACCGATATCACCGGATGGAGACCCTACCAGATTACAGCTTATGGATTTGGCCGCACATTCCAGAATGTCCGTCTTTTTTCCA
Encoded proteins:
- a CDS encoding branched-chain amino acid ABC transporter permease, with protein sequence MIERFSTWLVRHKSPLLIGTVIAAVIFPYVFTSRYVLRIAILCLMYCMLAVSLNLMSGILGQISFGHAAFWGIGAYTAAILAKNHGWNNVGVLIVAALVAGLFGLLLSLPVMHLKGYYFTITTMVFCQIVRVIEINWMSLTNGPLGIMAIPKLQIFGQLIKSQQAYYYLILILLSLTTFIVHKVIHARMGYAILAVRDDDLAAGAMGIHVFKYKVLAIVISSMLAGAAGGFYSVYTSYIDPGSFTNAVSNNMLVMVIFGGLGNIFGSFVGATLLTVLPEVLRGFSEYRQLVFGALLVLLMLVRPEGIFGSVNFKYIGQRLSLEKSIAGGKHHE